One Dioscorea cayenensis subsp. rotundata cultivar TDr96_F1 chromosome 17, TDr96_F1_v2_PseudoChromosome.rev07_lg8_w22 25.fasta, whole genome shotgun sequence DNA window includes the following coding sequences:
- the LOC120281132 gene encoding uncharacterized protein LOC120281132 → MVDRENNYNWRWFLELLAVDLDINNSQLWAFMSDRQKAMSPGAYGFLQKIAPEHCVILGARSKGIVTLNEIIRTKLMCRIQKKRDAMQKCGSEYCPRIMKKLEKAKALSFTYSTTWSGGAQYQVLGNEGQFVVDRIEKTCSCRKWQLTGVPCAHAISALYYNQDRPENYIDECYKVSTFLAIYSHILYPTQDRSCWPSSNQSPMIPPPPVNNKRGKKTMLRRREPNEEAGYTKGKVSMKGRKITCSICGVAGHNKRFHGIQVPLQLNL, encoded by the exons ATGGTGGATAGGGAGAACAATTATAACTGGAGATGGTTCTTGGAGTTGCTAGCTGTCGATTTGGACATCAACAACAGCCAACTTTGGGCTTTCATGAGTGATCGGCAGAAG GCAATGTCCCCTGGAGCTTATGGGTTCCTGCAGAAAATAGCACCTGAGCATTG TGTAATACTTGGAGCAAGGAGCAAAGGGATAGTGacattgaatgaaattattagaaCAAAGTTGATGTGCAGgattcaaaagaaaagagatgctATGCAGAAATGTGGCAGTGAGTATTGTCCTAGAATAATGAAAAAACTAGAAAAGGCAAAGGCATTGAGCTTTACTTATAGCACAACCTGGTCAGGAGGTGCACAATACCAAGTCCTAGGCAATGAGGGCCAATTTGTGGTTGACAGAATAGAAAAAACTTGCTCTTGTAGAAAGTGGCAACTAACTGGAGTGCCCTGTGCTCATGCAATCTCTGCATTATATTACAACCAGGACAGGCCTGAAAATTATATAGATGAATGTTACAAGGTGTCCACATTTCTAGCAATCTATAGCCACATTCTATATCCCACACAGGATAGGAGTTGTTGGCCTAGTAGTAACCAGAGCCCTATGATCCCACCTCCACCTGTAAACAACAAAAGAGGGAAGAAAACAATGCTGAGGAGGAGAGAGCCAAATGAGGAGGCTGGATACACCAAAGGAAAGGTCAGCATGAAGGGCAGGAAGATCACTTGCAGCATATGTGGTGTTGCCGGCCATAACAAAAGATTCCATGGAATTCAGGTACCTTTGCAGCttaatttatga